The proteins below are encoded in one region of Amycolatopsis magusensis:
- the ftsH gene encoding ATP-dependent zinc metalloprotease FtsH: MDRKRLLKNPLLWILALVLLYFVFSTIFDSDRAYTQTPTSQAMAQVTGGNVKEANLEDKEQQLKLTLANPIEVDGKQVTQIRTQYPAEAGDELYNGLIQAKNNGQPIKYATTVSQDSIFTQLLIYMIPLALLLLLLMWMMNNAQGGGNRVLNFGKSKAKQLNKDMPKTTFGDVAGADEAVEELYEIKDFLQNPARYQALGAKIPKGVLLYGPPGTGKTLLARAVAGEAGVPFYTISGSDFVEMFVGVGASRVRDLFEQAKQNAPCIIFVDEIDAVGRQRGAGLGGGHDEREQTLNQLLVEMDGFDARGGIILIAATNRPDILDPALLRPGRFDRQIPVSAPDMRGRRAILAVHSKGKPIAEGTDLDALAKRTVGMSGADLANVINEAALLTARQNGHVITDAALEESVDRVIGGPARKSRIISEKEKKITAYHEGGHALAAWAMPDIEPVYKLTILPRGRTGGHALLVPEDDKELMTRSEMIGRLVFAMGGRTAEELVFHEPTTGASSDIEQATKIARAMVTEYGMSARLGAVKYGQEQGDPFLGRSAGRQADYSLEVAHEIDEEVRKLIETAHTEAWEVLNTYRDVLDELVIELLEKETLQRKDLERIFTSVEKRPHITVFNEFGERKPSDKPPIKTPGELAIERGEPWPPPQEQPVARPAPTPVGTAPGGGDLPGGPPHGSPQPPLNPNPFAPPPPGGYPNGARPYDGPNGTAHWPQPQQYGGQPPYQPGSGQNPSGPPHYGAPPGWTPATSPGGQPAQPWRPADQPPPADQGPQQRPEGDDQDGQQRR, encoded by the coding sequence ATGGACCGGAAGCGCCTGCTCAAGAACCCACTGCTGTGGATCCTGGCCCTCGTGCTGCTCTACTTCGTGTTCTCCACGATCTTCGACAGCGATCGCGCGTACACGCAGACCCCGACTTCCCAGGCGATGGCCCAGGTCACCGGCGGGAACGTCAAGGAAGCCAACCTCGAGGACAAGGAACAGCAGCTCAAGCTGACCCTGGCCAACCCGATCGAGGTCGACGGCAAGCAGGTCACGCAGATCCGCACGCAGTACCCGGCCGAGGCCGGTGACGAGCTGTACAACGGCCTCATCCAGGCCAAGAACAACGGCCAGCCGATCAAGTACGCCACCACGGTGAGCCAGGACTCGATCTTCACCCAGCTGCTGATCTACATGATCCCGCTGGCGCTGCTGCTGCTGTTGCTGATGTGGATGATGAACAACGCCCAGGGCGGCGGGAACCGCGTCCTCAACTTCGGCAAGTCGAAGGCCAAGCAGCTCAACAAGGACATGCCGAAGACGACCTTCGGGGACGTCGCCGGTGCCGACGAGGCCGTCGAAGAGCTGTACGAGATCAAGGACTTCCTGCAGAACCCGGCGCGCTACCAGGCGCTCGGCGCGAAGATCCCGAAGGGCGTGCTGCTCTACGGGCCGCCCGGTACCGGTAAGACGCTGCTGGCCCGCGCGGTCGCCGGTGAGGCCGGTGTGCCGTTCTACACGATCTCCGGGTCGGACTTCGTGGAGATGTTCGTCGGTGTCGGTGCCTCCCGGGTGCGCGACCTGTTCGAGCAGGCCAAGCAGAACGCGCCCTGCATCATCTTCGTCGACGAGATCGACGCGGTCGGCCGCCAGCGCGGCGCCGGCCTCGGCGGCGGGCACGACGAGCGCGAGCAGACGCTGAACCAGCTGCTGGTCGAGATGGACGGCTTCGACGCCCGCGGCGGCATCATCCTGATCGCCGCGACCAACCGCCCGGACATCCTGGACCCGGCGCTGCTGCGCCCCGGCCGGTTCGACCGCCAGATCCCGGTGTCCGCGCCGGACATGCGCGGCCGCCGGGCGATCCTCGCGGTGCACTCCAAGGGCAAGCCGATCGCGGAGGGCACCGACCTCGACGCGCTGGCCAAGCGCACGGTCGGCATGTCCGGTGCGGACCTGGCCAACGTGATCAACGAGGCCGCACTGCTCACCGCCCGCCAGAACGGGCACGTGATCACCGACGCCGCGCTCGAGGAGTCGGTGGACCGGGTGATCGGCGGACCGGCGCGCAAGAGCCGGATCATCTCCGAGAAGGAGAAGAAGATCACCGCCTACCACGAGGGCGGGCACGCGCTCGCCGCGTGGGCGATGCCGGACATCGAGCCGGTGTACAAGCTGACCATCCTGCCCCGCGGCCGGACCGGCGGGCACGCCCTGCTGGTGCCCGAGGACGACAAGGAGCTGATGACCCGCTCCGAGATGATCGGCAGGCTGGTCTTCGCGATGGGTGGCCGGACCGCCGAAGAGCTGGTCTTCCACGAGCCGACCACGGGTGCTTCCTCGGACATCGAGCAGGCGACCAAGATCGCCCGCGCGATGGTCACCGAGTACGGCATGAGCGCGCGCCTCGGTGCGGTCAAGTACGGCCAGGAGCAGGGCGACCCGTTCCTCGGCCGCTCGGCGGGCCGACAGGCGGACTACTCGCTCGAGGTCGCGCACGAGATCGACGAAGAGGTCCGCAAGCTCATCGAGACCGCGCACACCGAGGCGTGGGAGGTGCTCAACACCTACCGCGACGTGCTCGACGAGCTGGTGATCGAGCTGCTGGAGAAGGAAACCCTGCAGCGCAAGGACCTCGAGCGCATCTTCACCTCGGTGGAGAAGCGGCCGCACATCACCGTGTTCAACGAGTTCGGGGAGCGCAAGCCGTCGGACAAGCCGCCGATCAAGACCCCCGGCGAGCTGGCGATCGAGCGCGGCGAGCCGTGGCCCCCGCCGCAGGAGCAGCCGGTGGCGCGCCCGGCGCCGACCCCGGTCGGCACCGCGCCCGGTGGTGGCGACCTGCCTGGCGGTCCGCCGCACGGCAGCCCCCAGCCGCCGCTGAACCCGAACCCGTTCGCCCCGCCGCCGCCCGGTGGCTACCCGAACGGCGCCCGGCCCTACGACGGGCCGAACGGCACCGCGCACTGGCCGCAGCCGCAGCAGTACGGCGGGCAGCCGCCGTACCAGCCGGGCAGCGGGCAGAACCCGTCCGGGCCGCCGCACTACGGCGCGCCCCCCGGGTGGACCCCGGCCACCTCACCGGGTGGTCAGCCGGCCCAGCCGTGGCGTCCCGCCGACCAGCCGCCGCCCGCCGATCAGGGTCCTCAGCAGCGGCCCGAAGGTGACGATCAGGACGGCCAGCAGCGCCGCTGA
- a CDS encoding ESX secretion-associated protein EspG: protein MAFDFLWEAMNLGELPYPLRVRSHGNTEDERIALRQRTNAELKARGIRDAHGRLEPHVEEWLTLLARPSASIDALHIPDFQAPPVGVLAASDGRDAVVAVQDNDGIWIRPAYPESLVSSVVDLLPAGPRGTEASITLPLQEAMRTPPKRPVLSGAAKEGEAGGRGRERRRPSLADRPSDPREAYALLSGQPRIRGGQLAANTRNSLGTRRRSPVLAWFDTATGRYLSLSRPGRDGSEWVTVAPADPKTLRSRLGEMVATLAETR, encoded by the coding sequence ATGGCGTTCGACTTCCTCTGGGAAGCGATGAACCTCGGAGAACTCCCGTACCCGCTGCGGGTCCGCTCGCACGGGAACACCGAGGACGAGCGGATCGCGCTGCGCCAGCGGACGAACGCCGAGCTCAAGGCCCGCGGCATCCGTGACGCGCACGGCAGGCTCGAACCGCACGTGGAGGAGTGGCTGACCCTGCTGGCCCGCCCCTCCGCCAGCATCGACGCCCTGCACATCCCCGACTTCCAGGCCCCGCCGGTCGGCGTGCTCGCCGCCTCCGACGGCCGCGACGCGGTGGTCGCGGTGCAGGACAACGACGGCATCTGGATCCGGCCGGCCTACCCGGAGAGCCTGGTCTCCTCGGTGGTGGACCTGCTGCCCGCCGGTCCGCGCGGCACCGAGGCGTCCATCACGCTGCCGTTGCAGGAAGCCATGCGCACCCCGCCGAAGCGGCCGGTGCTCTCCGGCGCCGCCAAGGAGGGCGAGGCCGGGGGCCGGGGCCGTGAGCGCCGCCGCCCGTCGCTGGCCGACCGCCCGTCCGACCCGCGTGAGGCGTACGCCCTGCTTTCCGGGCAGCCGCGCATCCGCGGTGGTCAGCTGGCCGCGAACACGCGGAACTCGCTGGGCACCCGCCGCCGCTCGCCGGTGCTGGCCTGGTTCGACACCGCCACCGGCCGTTACCTCAGCCTTTCCCGGCCCGGGCGCGATGGGAGCGAATGGGTGACGGTGGCCCCCGCCGACCCGAAGACGCTGCGCAGCCGCCTGGGTGAGATGGTGGCCACCCTCGCCGAGACCCGGTAG
- a CDS encoding ESX secretion-associated protein EspG: protein MAQAELLTPLELDFLWESYGNAELPYPLKARSHGDTVDERATLRQQVLTGLVQRGVADSRGRPEPHIEDWFGVLAGAELSLDSVHIPNPGIEPLLAVASALGGQGLLAVQDHRGLHLHQTPVDGLASAIVGLLPPAPRGSEKSITVPLEQLISGSGVDFMQRRAPAGADGRSSADDDRKALARLHAQPRLRGGQIGANARNRTGGRVRTPVLSWFDTESGRYFTQATRGRDGRDWITIAPADAATLRNRLGEMLAGAASDAGAARI from the coding sequence ATGGCGCAGGCGGAGCTGCTGACTCCGCTGGAGCTCGACTTCCTGTGGGAGTCCTACGGCAACGCCGAGTTGCCGTACCCGCTCAAGGCCCGCTCGCACGGCGACACCGTCGACGAGCGGGCCACGCTCCGGCAGCAGGTGCTGACCGGCCTGGTGCAGCGCGGGGTGGCCGACAGCCGCGGCCGCCCCGAGCCGCACATCGAGGACTGGTTCGGCGTGCTCGCCGGCGCGGAGCTGAGCCTGGATTCGGTGCACATCCCGAACCCGGGCATCGAGCCGCTGCTGGCGGTGGCTTCGGCGCTCGGCGGGCAGGGCCTGCTCGCCGTGCAGGACCATCGCGGCCTGCACCTGCACCAGACCCCGGTGGACGGGCTGGCCAGCGCCATCGTCGGCCTGCTGCCGCCGGCGCCGCGCGGCAGTGAGAAGTCCATCACCGTGCCGCTGGAGCAGCTGATCTCCGGGTCCGGGGTGGACTTCATGCAGCGCCGCGCCCCGGCCGGGGCCGACGGCCGGTCCAGCGCCGACGACGACCGCAAGGCACTGGCCCGGCTGCACGCGCAGCCGCGCCTGCGTGGCGGGCAGATCGGCGCGAACGCCCGCAACCGGACGGGCGGTAGGGTGCGCACGCCGGTGCTGAGCTGGTTCGACACCGAGTCGGGCCGGTACTTCACCCAGGCCACCCGCGGCCGCGACGGCCGCGACTGGATCACCATCGCCCCCGCGGACGCCGCCACGCTGCGGAACCGGCTCGGGGAGATGCTCGCGGGAGCCGCCAGCGACGCGGGCGCCGCCCGCATCTGA
- a CDS encoding WXG100 family type VII secretion target produces MAPQDGSNVPLGDNSSTVDIVESARGRSDGPDMGADRAITNPPNWQAQESQQLYEGATVNNDPGTAEATSQVWTQHSKELNQAANDLYNAISELGAAWVGQGAGAAQGTLVAIANSSSTASEAASTMSTRLAQQAAAAAEVKKMPAPMKFDPQKQTEAMLAGGPAAMVADMKAQSDAADEVKAQQVAFFNRYTQAMSEVDSTTPSFGPESLGLKAYSGTGPSGLGLTGVGAGVSSVGGASVTGPYGAYGAGYSGAETTGLGNSSSAASGVAPGSSVSSATTQAGYTAPGQGVGVGTGAGAVPSAPAAPAAPAGSPASALGAAGLGGAAGLAGGRALSSGNRSGATRSASSETGAAAQAQPNSAASAAPQNPGLVSPGGTIGGQGAPPMGMGGMGGMGGAHGAQAQEEEEHTHASFLIEPDPDDAFGANEATPPPVIGAWTDDEDR; encoded by the coding sequence ATGGCACCGCAGGATGGGTCGAACGTCCCACTCGGGGACAACTCGTCGACCGTCGACATCGTGGAGAGCGCCCGCGGCCGGTCCGACGGCCCCGACATGGGTGCCGACCGCGCGATCACCAACCCGCCGAACTGGCAGGCGCAGGAGAGCCAGCAGCTCTACGAAGGCGCCACGGTGAACAACGACCCCGGCACCGCCGAGGCCACCAGCCAGGTCTGGACCCAGCACAGCAAGGAGCTGAACCAGGCCGCGAACGACCTCTACAACGCGATCAGCGAGCTGGGCGCGGCGTGGGTCGGCCAGGGGGCCGGTGCGGCGCAGGGCACGCTCGTGGCCATCGCGAACTCGAGCTCCACCGCCTCGGAAGCGGCCAGCACCATGTCCACCCGGCTGGCCCAGCAGGCCGCCGCGGCGGCCGAGGTGAAGAAGATGCCGGCCCCGATGAAGTTCGACCCGCAGAAGCAGACCGAGGCCATGCTGGCCGGCGGCCCGGCGGCGATGGTGGCCGACATGAAGGCCCAGTCGGACGCCGCGGACGAGGTCAAGGCCCAGCAGGTCGCCTTCTTCAACCGCTACACCCAGGCGATGTCCGAGGTGGACAGCACCACGCCGAGCTTCGGCCCCGAGTCGCTCGGGCTCAAGGCGTACAGCGGCACCGGCCCGTCCGGGCTCGGCCTGACCGGCGTCGGCGCGGGTGTGTCCTCGGTGGGCGGTGCCTCGGTGACCGGTCCGTACGGCGCGTACGGCGCCGGGTACTCCGGTGCGGAGACCACCGGTCTCGGCAACAGCTCTTCGGCCGCTTCCGGGGTCGCCCCCGGTTCGTCGGTCAGCTCGGCCACCACGCAGGCCGGGTACACCGCGCCCGGGCAGGGCGTCGGTGTCGGCACGGGTGCCGGTGCGGTCCCCTCGGCGCCCGCCGCCCCCGCCGCTCCGGCGGGCAGCCCGGCGTCCGCGCTGGGTGCGGCCGGCCTCGGCGGTGCCGCCGGGCTCGCCGGTGGCCGCGCGCTGAGCAGCGGCAACCGCAGTGGTGCCACCCGCTCCGCGTCTTCGGAGACCGGTGCCGCCGCGCAGGCCCAGCCGAACAGCGCCGCCAGCGCCGCGCCGCAGAACCCGGGCCTGGTCTCGCCGGGCGGCACGATCGGTGGCCAGGGTGCGCCGCCGATGGGCATGGGCGGCATGGGTGGCATGGGCGGTGCCCACGGCGCCCAGGCGCAGGAGGAAGAGGAGCACACCCACGCTTCGTTCCTCATCGAGCCCGACCCCGACGACGCGTTCGGCGCGAACGAGGCCACGCCGCCGCCGGTGATCGGTGCTTGGACCGACGACGAGGACCGTTAA
- the hpt gene encoding hypoxanthine phosphoribosyltransferase — MYEGDIASVLITEQQINDKITELAEQVAADYPPGGTDLLLVGVLKGAVMFMTDFARALPVPAQLEFMAVSSYGSATSSSGVVRILKDLDRDIAGREVLIVEDIVDSGLTLSWLLKNLASRNPASLQVCSLLRKPEAVKVDVPVKYIGFDIPNEFVVGYGLDYAERYRDLPYIGTLDPKVYSS, encoded by the coding sequence GTGTACGAAGGCGACATCGCCTCCGTGCTCATCACCGAGCAGCAGATCAACGACAAGATCACCGAACTGGCCGAGCAGGTCGCCGCGGACTACCCGCCCGGCGGCACCGACCTCCTGCTCGTCGGCGTGCTCAAGGGCGCGGTCATGTTCATGACCGACTTCGCCCGCGCGCTGCCGGTGCCGGCACAGCTGGAGTTCATGGCGGTGTCCTCCTACGGTTCGGCGACCTCGTCGTCGGGCGTGGTGCGCATCCTCAAGGACCTCGACCGCGACATCGCCGGGCGGGAGGTGCTCATCGTCGAGGACATCGTCGACTCCGGGCTCACCCTGTCCTGGCTGCTGAAGAACCTGGCCAGCCGCAACCCGGCCTCGCTGCAGGTGTGCTCCCTGCTGCGCAAGCCGGAAGCGGTCAAGGTGGACGTACCGGTCAAGTACATCGGCTTCGACATCCCGAACGAGTTCGTCGTCGGGTACGGCCTCGACTACGCCGAGCGCTACCGCGACCTGCCCTACATCGGCACCCTGGACCCGAAGGTCTACTCCTCCTGA
- the tilS gene encoding tRNA lysidine(34) synthetase TilS, giving the protein MAAAHGPVKPDPAVARVRRAVREFFGEPVRTSALTTGELGVAVSGGADSLALAEAAAFVGHRMGLRVRALVVDHRLQPGSAEVAEHAAATASKLGVDEATVLPIEVSGPGGPEAAARKARYAALSAAMPGALVLLGHTRDDQAETVLLGLGRGSGPRSVSGMRPLDPPWGRPLLELPRSATEAACAALGVEPWSDPHNADPRFTRVRLRREVLPLLEDVLSGGVAAALARTAKQLREDSEALDQLADEVLLNARNGPVLEIEPLLTAPAPLRRRALRRWLLDAGVRELTDAHLRSVDDLVGAWRGQGGVWLPGDLVAGRAHGRLSLLPPGRT; this is encoded by the coding sequence CTGGCTGCGGCGCATGGGCCGGTGAAGCCGGATCCCGCGGTCGCCAGGGTCCGCCGGGCGGTCCGGGAGTTCTTCGGCGAGCCGGTGCGGACTTCGGCGCTGACCACGGGTGAGCTCGGGGTCGCGGTCTCGGGTGGGGCGGACTCGCTCGCGCTCGCCGAGGCCGCCGCGTTCGTCGGTCACCGGATGGGCCTGCGGGTGCGCGCGCTGGTGGTGGACCACCGGCTGCAACCGGGGTCCGCCGAGGTGGCCGAGCACGCGGCGGCGACCGCGAGCAAGCTCGGCGTGGACGAGGCGACCGTGCTGCCGATCGAGGTGAGCGGTCCCGGTGGACCCGAGGCGGCGGCACGCAAGGCCAGGTACGCGGCGTTGTCGGCGGCCATGCCCGGGGCGCTGGTCCTGCTCGGGCACACCCGTGACGATCAGGCGGAGACCGTGCTGCTCGGGCTGGGCCGGGGTTCCGGCCCGCGGTCGGTGTCCGGCATGCGCCCGCTCGACCCGCCGTGGGGACGCCCCTTGCTGGAGCTGCCGCGGTCGGCGACCGAAGCGGCGTGCGCGGCGCTGGGCGTCGAACCGTGGTCGGACCCGCACAACGCCGATCCGCGCTTCACCCGCGTCCGCCTGCGCCGCGAAGTGCTGCCACTTCTGGAGGACGTCCTTTCCGGTGGCGTGGCCGCCGCGCTGGCCCGTACGGCGAAGCAGTTGCGCGAGGACTCCGAGGCGCTCGACCAGCTCGCCGACGAGGTGCTGCTCAACGCCCGCAACGGCCCGGTGCTGGAGATAGAGCCCTTGCTCACGGCGCCCGCGCCCCTGCGCCGGCGGGCGCTCCGGCGCTGGTTGCTCGACGCCGGGGTGCGTGAGCTGACCGACGCGCACCTGCGGTCCGTCGACGACTTGGTCGGTGCTTGGCGAGGACAGGGTGGTGTGTGGTTACCCGGCGACTTGGTGGCCGGGAGGGCGCATGGCAGGCTGAGCCTGCTCCCACCCGGACGGACCTAG
- a CDS encoding zinc-dependent metalloprotease, which produces MTVQSPKSPETAGETDRTRSVVDWRLAAATGAFLVRSGPVVPRAEAETAVTELRELTVEAEAHVRELTGLGDGLPLLPGEVVDRPAWVRSAAAGLDALTSKALAREKGPFAPVLAAGAGVQTGVVLSFLASRVLGQYDPFGGPDKEGQLLLVAPNVVAAQRAMNVPAKDFRMWVCLHECTHRLQFTAVTWLRDYFADEVERLVGGLADADGFGDLLGRLPDTIKDVKNRRNLAELFQSPQQRAVFDRLLALSTLLEGHADYVMDAVGPAVVPSVATIRGRFTERRKGGGLLDRVLRSLLGIDAKIRQYAEGAAFTRHVVAHAGMDGFNAVWTSPNTLPTRAEIADPDAWLRRMGR; this is translated from the coding sequence ATGACCGTCCAGTCCCCGAAGTCCCCGGAAACCGCAGGCGAAACGGACCGCACGAGATCGGTGGTCGACTGGCGGCTGGCCGCGGCCACCGGCGCCTTCCTGGTCCGCAGTGGACCGGTGGTGCCGCGGGCGGAGGCGGAGACCGCGGTCACCGAGTTGCGCGAGCTGACCGTGGAGGCCGAGGCGCACGTCCGCGAGCTGACCGGGCTCGGCGACGGGTTGCCGCTGCTGCCCGGTGAGGTGGTCGACCGCCCGGCGTGGGTCCGCTCGGCCGCCGCCGGCCTCGACGCGCTCACCAGCAAGGCACTGGCCAGGGAGAAGGGGCCGTTCGCGCCGGTGCTCGCCGCGGGTGCCGGGGTGCAGACCGGTGTGGTGCTGTCGTTCCTGGCCTCCCGCGTGCTCGGGCAGTACGACCCGTTCGGCGGGCCGGACAAGGAAGGCCAGTTGCTGCTGGTCGCGCCGAACGTGGTGGCCGCGCAGCGCGCGATGAACGTGCCCGCCAAGGACTTCCGGATGTGGGTCTGCCTGCACGAGTGCACCCACCGGCTCCAGTTCACCGCGGTCACCTGGCTGCGTGACTACTTCGCCGACGAGGTCGAGCGCCTGGTCGGCGGGCTCGCCGACGCCGACGGCTTCGGTGACCTCCTGGGCAGGCTGCCGGACACGATCAAGGACGTGAAGAACCGCCGGAACCTCGCCGAGCTGTTCCAGTCACCGCAGCAGCGGGCCGTGTTCGACCGGCTGCTCGCGCTGTCCACGCTGCTCGAAGGGCACGCCGACTACGTGATGGACGCGGTCGGCCCGGCCGTGGTGCCGAGCGTGGCCACCATCCGCGGCCGGTTCACCGAGCGGCGCAAGGGCGGTGGCCTGCTCGACCGGGTCCTGCGCAGCCTGCTCGGCATCGACGCGAAGATCCGCCAGTACGCCGAGGGTGCCGCGTTCACCAGGCACGTGGTCGCCCACGCCGGGATGGACGGGTTCAACGCCGTCTGGACCTCGCCGAACACGCTGCCCACCCGGGCGGAGATCGCCGATCCGGACGCCTGGCTGCGGCGCATGGGCCGGTGA